Part of the Camelus bactrianus isolate YW-2024 breed Bactrian camel chromosome 6, ASM4877302v1, whole genome shotgun sequence genome, CGGGCCCTTCCTCCAGGCTCTGAGAAGACGAGCCCTCGCTTCTGAAATCCAGGGCAGGCCGCTCATCCACCGGGAAAGCGGGAGACAGCAGGGCCTGAGCGGCGGGAGGGGGCGCCCCCGGAGCGGCAGCCTGCGGGCTGTTTTTCTGGGACGCCTTTTTCAGTGGCTGGACCACTTTGTTCTCCTGCAGCGGCGCGGGGCCTCTCCCAGGGCTCTCTTTCGGAGAGGCAGCTGGGATGTGACCGCTTTCCTTAGAGGGCTCCCCTGTCCCAGCGGGGGGACACCTCGCATGGTCCTGGGCGGCTGGCTTGGCATTTTTGAGCAGATGCTTTCCTTGAAGTTCAGTGGCAGTGCCCGGGGAGCAGCCCTCGGGCGGGgtcaacctcttgctttccagtGGTTCTGGCTTTGATTCTTTTGACCACTGTTTCAGCGGGGAGAATGTCCCACTGTCAAAAGGGGGGATCCCGCCGGAGGGCAAAGACACCTGTTTAGAATTCTTAAGGTTCCCACTGTTGCCCTGTGAGACACCCCCAGTCACTCTGATGCAAATGCTCCCATTCCTCAGAAGGCCCTTTGTCGGGTCAGCGTTCACACTGGTTCTTGGTTTGTTGGTCCTTACGGGGTGTGTTTTTTTCTGGACCAGGCTCAGAATGTAACCATCCATTTTCTTACTggatgaaggaggaggagcagcCCACATACTGCTTGGAGATGGTAAGGAAGTGTCTGTCTTGACGGCATCCAGCTCGGATCCGACGCCAATGTCATTGGCATGGTTATCcagcctctcctcttccctcaggGGGTTGCCAGTCAAGCAAAGGAGAAACATTGGGCTCTGTACGGCCACAGCATGAAGTGGACTGGGGTAGCGATACACATCATTCCCGTTTTTAGACACCAGATCACACTGGTACTTGGGATTCACATCTGCAATGACACCAAGGGAATTAGATTGTGATGTGGATGGGGGAAGGCAAACTGCCCCTGAGGCCAGGTCTTCACAGTGGCCTTCTTTATATTCCAACCATCCTATGAGATCTGAAGAAATGAACTGGCCAACACCAGCCTGACTCTGGCCAATTTCTATGAAGACAAATTCATGGGTAGAGAGAGAATGCTAAAGAATCAACAAATACTCCACAAGTTACTCTGCTATTTCACATACACTTCTTACTACTggatgaggggaaaaaataattagCAAAGAATTTTTAACAAGATATGACAATGCTAAAGGAACaatattcagccattaaaaacacTTTCAAACTATTGGATAATATGGGGAAAACACTTTAAGTTGAGTGAAAAACCATAATGCCGTACCAGACTACTGATTATCATTTTATTAAGACTGggtatattcaaagaaaaaagtctAAAATTAAGCATATCAAGATGCTAATAGTAGCTTCTCTGTGTGGTTGGAAAGCAAatgatgtttattttctattttctaaatttttaataaatatgtactgcatttataactagaaaaataaatgatttttgagTCATTCTTTCTCTAGGCCACTCTCTCTTCTGTGTTCTATTCCTGGTTtctctttaaaatacttcagaTGAACTATCTATGGCCTTTCTCCTGATTTATATCTTTTCCAGACCTAATTCTTAATGACATGTGTTTGACCTGTCAATTGAAAGGTCAGGGAAACTCATCAAATTTCAATACAGACTAATCAAATTGAAATAATAAGCACCTTATACTTTCAAGGGTGGTGCTACAAAATAAAGCACAGTATTTTAGGAAGGAATTCTTGATgaggtttttaaaagattgagCAGTAGGATTAATGAATAAATTTCCCACATCTCAAAAATGTACATGCCAAAATACAATGAATCAACCTTTCTTGCTTAATTAAATGATTTTGATCTCTTCTCTTGGTGATTATTATAAATATCAAGTCCTGGTAATGACTTTtaattagagaaaaatcaaagtttttaattgctaatttgttttccattataattatatttattcacTCAAATATCGAAAACCCACTATGTGCTAGATTCTATGTTAATTGTTCAAGGGAAAGCTCCATGAATTTCAATGATAATTAGCTGCtgggggggaaggagggggcagggaaTAGTCTAGACTCAGAAATGATATGATTCATTTATAAACAAAAGACTACTATAAAATAAAAGTGCCATGTCCCCAAATCCACCTCCACTCCCAATAAATGGTTTGTTTTAAGAAGGGAAAACCTCTCTAATATCTTTGCCCATCCCTACTTTATTATCCCAAGGCCTATCCTTGCCTTACTTAAAGCCACATTTGCCTATCCATCACCTTTCatcccttttttccctcctaagaATTAAGGAACAAGACAGACATCCCAGACCCCGAGGGCCAGCACAACTGTCTCATTTATGTGAAGATGTGGCCTTTGGGATAGCAGGGGTCTGCCTTTAAGGAAAACCTATACCTTAAGTATTAAGTATTAAAGTACCTTTAATGGGTTTATAAAATTTCCCTCTGAAACCAGATCTGCAGACTGAAAGGGAGCAATTACCAATGAACTTGAAGCCCATACACTCTAGATAACACAAATTTGAGCTTCCCCGAATGATCGCTGCTAACAACACACACTGTACAAATACAAAGACACCAGCCAATTAGCAACCTCAGTGGTTTGGTGTTACGTTTGCACTTCCCGGACCTCAGAAATTCAGCCTGATACCCAAgaggaaaacacacacagaccAAGGTGCAGTGACTGGCACCAGAGCCTACAGTTCCTCTCATCCCTGAATTTTCTCTGCTCTTCTAAGGAATCACTCTAAAGCAGGACTCAGGAAGGTGTCCCAAATTTTGGCAACAACTCTGCCATTCAGCAAATGAGGAGCCTCTGACAGAGGGCGTATAAAACCAAATTCCTTCTCTGTTCGACGAGAAGGTTGGACACAGCAATTTCTGAGTTCCCTTGGTGTGGTGGAAAAAAACACAGACCTGACAGTCTGGAGCTTGAATTGTGCCTCTGCCACTCATTCGCTATATAGCTTTAAACAACTTGCCTAACCTAACCTTACTAGGCCTAATTCTTCTGGTACATGAAATGGAGATACCAACACTTACACCCTGCAGAACTGTTCGGAAAATTCACAGCACGTAAATGTACGCAGAAACTCTTTCAGGACCAAAAACATGATTCTCTCTAGAGGTCACTGCACAAGTAGCCTCAAATGGGGAACACGGCCTAGGGGATCTCACCCCATCCACTTgctaaaagaagagagaggaaggcacTCTGGAGAACACCAAGGGACCACTGCTCCTAGAAGTGCCAAGCAGCTCTTGGCCAGGCTGACAGATATACTGAACTTAATGTAAACTTTGGCTTTAAACgattaaagaaaggagaaagagatccaaactgattttcaaaagaaaatgcaaacaagtTAACAGCAAAGGCTCAGAAACAGAGCTCAAGACCCATAATATTGAGACAGAATTTCTAAAGATAAGCTGTTTCTACCATCAGAATATAAAGCTAGGTGACACCCAAAGAGGACAGAAATTGTGGTGATATTGATTCTAAATGGAACTATGGCACTAAATGCAAGAAGCTCATGAAattctctgagcctttgtttttCATCAGTAGAAGGGGTTGAAGCTAGATAGCCTTTAAGGATCTTTGACCCTTTCCAATTAAAAATGTCTATCAATTCTAGAAAAGTCTTACCTGCAGATTTGGGGCAACCATCTGAGATAGTCAAGGTTGCCTCCAAGGGGCTGCAAAAGCAGGTGCTGGAATGACAACTGGATAAACACTCACTGAAGACCGAATTAGAGGAATTGGAAAGGGATCCCGAAGCCCCATCACTCAGTTCATAAAACCCTGCAAATAAAAACACCGTTTGGGATTAAAATCATGTCAAGCAGCAATACGCattcatgcttaaaaggaaaagGCGTAATCATGTAGGGAAggcaggaaagggagaggggccaATGTTGGTTCACCAGATTTCGTGTCctgattttatgatttttgtttCCAGCAATCCTTAGAAAAAGGCAAAAGCCCATAACTAGGGGtacatttcaaaattattctcATTGTCAAATTGACTTTCCTCCTTGACCCCACCTTAAAAGATGTACAAGGAAAGAGACTTGGATCTGTCAAAGCTTCCACTTTTTAATGAATGTTTCAGAAAGAATAatttgaagagaaaaacaaatctttGTAAGGAGCCAaatggtttaaaagaaaaaaaaaacttttgaagtGGCCTCAGGAAGTTGAAGTGTGACTAATTTTCTAGCCCAGTTCTGACTTTCTCAAGTTTCAAAGGAGGACCACTCACTCTTCCAGAAATCTGAATAGAAGCTTTTATTTGTAAACTCGGGGGACTCCAGTCAGATCAATCTCATTATTAAAAATGCTGCTATCTGGTTTTGTTTGCCTCTCTTGCACAGAATGGCAGACTGTTTTCTAAATCCTCTCTGCACTGGAAACAAACTCGCTTGCCATTTGCAGGTCTCATAAGGTTTAGCccggggggcgggggttgggggggccaAGGTAGAACTCATGAATGCAGGACGCTTCCCTGTGCTCTGACGCACCTGAGCTAGGTCGGCTGTCTGTCTCCAGGTGCTCCTCAGATGTCTTCTCTACATCCAGTCTCAGGTCACTGATCTGCTTGTCGAGTTCTTGCAACTGGTTCAATAAACCAGCATCTCTTCTCCTCAAACAATTCTGattaggaagaaaaggagaaaggaaaaacaaacacattttggTGACAAAGAATCAGAAAGTCCACTCTAAGTTTTCAAACTACCACCTGAAGAGTTCACTAAATCTTCCAAAACCAAGATTTTACCAGATGacctgaaataaagaaaaacgTCAAGACTATGTCCTCTATTGAATTCCACTTTCTCACATTTTGTGGTGATCAAAGTCCCTTCATAAAAAACAAGACTTGCTTTTAGGTTCAACTAATATACATACAAACTTATTTTTTACAGGTAGGGATAAGAaaaagccactgagattttttaAATCCTCTGTATACAgccaattttttgttttttacaaaacAGTACTTCACAGTAGACTCTTTAATTTGAAGTCAGACTGTAACTGATTTCCTACAATACACTATAATCTTACTTAGGTGAGATTTTCTGGCCAAATGTCCTGtggagttttgttttctattagtTGCTTTGTGGGGCTTAATCAGTCGTAGGGCCTTTGAAAGTGAGAAACTAATACTAATAGCCAGTGCCAAGTATAATGTGAGCTGGCAGAATCTAAAACTCTCCAGGGAAGGTCCATCAAGATTTGAACTCAACTCGGGTTTCCAAAGGTGACAGACCGCAGTGCTAACTCACACCGCCACCTAGTGCTTTCTATTGCTGGAAAAGCAAAAGAACTCAAGAGGCATCTGGTTCAAATCACAAATGCCAAGTCGACAAATGAAAATAGTACCACAAACACGGACTGGACGGGAATTCTCCTGACATGCTGCCTTGCACCCCTCCAGGGGACAAGAAGAATGTGCCACTCACAATCATGAGATTCACGAAGACAAGAAGGTGCCATTGTACAAGACAATGCACACAATGTCAATGATGGGACATAGCCAGCAAGAATTGGCTCAAATCTGTGTTATATACAACTCTGGTCTGCTACCAAAAAACATAGCAAAATGCCAAGACAGAGGTATTACACAAACCACCACATACATACACCCTTACAAAATAGATGCATATGAATATCTACTCCTCCTGTCGGTCCTTTGACTTAAAAAGCTTGGAGACATAACATGCTTGTTTGCTACAATGAGTTCCTTCAGGAAAAATAGAccaaaaagtaaaatcaaattgATGCTCAAAAAAAGAGACAACTTATCTGAAAAGAGATAATATAAGAAAACACTTGACAAATAACCACATAGCATCACTTTGTTAGTAACTGTAGGAGGGACATTATCTGGCATGTGTCTAGTTTCAGATAGTATCACATGGTCAgataaggtgtttttttttttctgtttccaaaactACATTTTTGAGGTCACCGAAACAAAGCTGCCGCCATTACTCTGAGGCGGGGTCAAAAGCTGTTCAATACATTAAACGCCAAAGTTCTTTTTCCTCCCTATTAATGAAGACGGCAGAGAATGTCTAAGACACTGACACCAATCCAGTAAGATAAATGTTCTCTGAGAGCAGGTTTTCTCGTCTCTCACCTCCACCTCAAGTCACAGCAAGCAGAACATATAAAATACGAGGGGAACGGGCACTTTCTCCAGCCAAATTTCCATGTTTTAGCCGCCTTATACAAAGGGCTTCTATCTGAAATTAAGCAGCAGCCCAGGCAAAAGCTGGCAggctggggagagccctgggaggggcagggcgcCCTGCGGGCGCGTCCGTGTAACCGTAAAATTCGGCACTGGACAGTTAACCACGCCACAAAGCCCCCTCCTCGGCTTTTGTCCCCTCTCGGCGGGAGGACATGAAGCCAAGAAGCCCTCCAAATAAGTGCTGTTTGAAATGAGGATTTGCAAACCCGCGGGGAGAGGGCATGCATTCGTCTAACTAGAGAGACTGAAGGTTATAACCTGGCGACTCCAGGAATCCCGAAGGCAGAGCGGGAGGTGAGAGCGGCCACCCCCGCCCCGCCGTCCGCGCGGGGTCGCCAGCCCCTCACCTGACACAAAGCGGGCACACGCCGGGAACGCGTGGGCGTCAGCAGTCCACGCGCCGCGGGCACCCGCAGGAACCCGGGTCAGAGAGGCACCGGGCGGGGGTCCCGGGAAGCCAGGGTAATTCCCTAGCCGGAGGCACCCCGGCGCCCACCTCAGGCCACCTGCCCGACCCCTGGCTCCTCTGCAGGGACAGCCGTGCCCCACCTCTGGGCACGACCTACCAATTGCTTCCGTAGCAGCAAGATGTTCTCCTCCAAGAACTTCTCCTCCAGGCGGCTGCGCTGCGCCGCCTCCCCCGGCAGCTCCCCGGCGCGGGCTGCAACGGCCCCCGCGCCCCCTGCGCCGCGCAGGGCGCCCCGGACCAGCAGCTCCTGGCGCTGGCGCAGGTACTCCAGCTCCGCCAGCCCGGCCAGCGTGGCCTCCTGCCGCTCCCGAGTGCGCTGCCGCTCCGTGTCCGCCTCGCCCTTCTCCCGCCAGCGCCCCTCGGGTTCCGCCGTGCGCTGCTCGCCCCGGCTCAGCGCCGGCGGCTCCAGCTCCCTGGCCGTCCCGGCCGGACTCGGCTTCATGGCCCCCAACCCTCCAGCGCGCACCCGTCCCCGCTGCCGGGCCGCCCGGGCAGAGGAGCGGGCGCTACGGCTGTGGCGGCTGGCTCATGCCTCCCGGCGGCGTGGCGCGACGGCGGGGGCGGGGACCGAGAGCGCTCGGGACCCGCGCGCGGCCACGGGCTACAGCCGTCCGGGCCCGGGCGGCGCCGTCCGCTGTCGCCGCGCGTCCCCCGTCGCGGCCCCGCAGCTGATAACGCCCTGCCCGGCGCTACGTCACGCGCGGCGGCCCGGCGAACCCCCGCCCGGCGCCCGCCTCCCCGCGCCGGCCCCTCGGCTGCGAGGCCCGCTCCCCCCGGCTTCCCCCTCTTGTGTCAGGGGCGCCGCTCGCGCTCGGCGCCGGCCTCCTCCTCGCCCTGCCCTCCCcgctcctccctctctcctcccccactcTTCCCGCGGGCCTGCTCGCCCCCTTTTCGGGTTTACGGCACCCAGTTTTTGCCTCGCTCCTTATTGGTTCTTTTCCATCGCACAAAGCAAGGGGCGAGCACCTCGAGCCCCAGCATCTTGTTACAGTCGGTCTCGCAGGCAGGGTCCACGAAGGGATTCTGCAGTTGGGTTCCCCAGAGAACTTTCTGAAACTCGACCGAGTTGCAGCACACAGTGTTAACCCTTTCCCCACACGTCCACTGTTCGTATCCACTCGCACTGATTGAGGTTTCTTTCACCTTACCCAACAAGGTACTGCGAGTGTATTCAAAGACCATTTCTtggctttggctttttttttttttttttgactccacGTTGTAAAGACAATCATTACAAGGCACAATGCAATGTTGTCCTAAAACTGTTCAACTCTTagttttgctgctgttgttttaatcttttttacGGAAGGCACTTAAAATTAGGCAGGAGGATGTCGCTGCATAGCAAGCGGTTGCATCAATTCTTTTACAAGCTCGGGgtttagtgtgtgtgtgcgcgcgcgcgcgctatggtttttgtttgagtttttcattgttgttatttAGTCTGCAAGCGTTAAGAGCTCAGACTCTGAAACCAGACTGCCTGAATTTGAAGCCTCTTTCCAGCGAAGACTAGCTATGTGGGCAAGTAAcatcacctctctgtgcctgtttccccaACAGTAAAATGGAACTACTAACAGAACGTGACTGTTGTAAGAATTACAGTAATAcacagtatataatacatatgggAGGGTGCGTTTGCAATGTGGCAGGTAAACAGATAGTAAGGGTTATGTAagttgcaactttttttttttttttttttttggcctccagAGGGATTCACAAACTTTTCCTCTGCAGTAATGTTTGTGGTATGGTCATCTCTGCTTGGGACGCTGTGAATCTTAGTGGGGTAGGGGTCCGGAAATGCCACTAGCTGGCTTGTCTATGCAAAAGTAccatatctattttaaaaagcagtccaTCGAGGAGCCTCAGAAATTGAATCCAGCAAGTCAAAATTTGCTGAAGTTCAGGCAAAGTGTTGTGTGAAGGAGTGCATCCTATATCATTACTTAAGACTCTTACACATTTGCCCAGCTGTTTCCCCCTGCTAAGAATGCTCCATTTCTCACCTCTGTGTAGTACACTCTTCTTTCCTCCAAGATCAGTTCACTTCTTTTCTCTGAACTTCAATTAACTGCATGAATATTTGATTCTTACCAAATGCTATTTGGATGGTTATTTATTTGGGTATGTACACATACATCTATGTAGGTGGGTGTTTATGTGTCTCTCTTCTCTCCAGTTACATTATAAAAGTTCCCTGAAGGCAGGGATTGTTTTCATATCGTCTTAGGATTACTGTACTCAGGACAATGCCTTTGCAAGCATTCAAGAAACTGTAGGTTGGTGTAAATTGTTTTTTCATTAACTAATTTCTAACTAACTTAATAGTACCCATTTTAATCTTGGCCACAAAGAGAGTCAAGTTgacatttaccaaaaaaaaaaaaaaaaaaaaccgcacAAAACAATAACAAGTGTTCTCTTGCCACCCTCCACCGACCTCCGGCTTGCTGGCCCTCACAGACGTAAATGGAACTATACGGACAACCATGATTCATAGTTAACCAGATTGTGTAGTAGATCTAA contains:
- the DACT1 gene encoding dapper homolog 1; translated protein: MKPSPAGTARELEPPALSRGEQRTAEPEGRWREKGEADTERQRTRERQEATLAGLAELEYLRQRQELLVRGALRGAGGAGAVAARAGELPGEAAQRSRLEEKFLEENILLLRKQLNCLRRRDAGLLNQLQELDKQISDLRLDVEKTSEEHLETDSRPSSGFYELSDGASGSLSNSSNSVFSECLSSCHSSTCFCSPLEATLTISDGCPKSADVNPKYQCDLVSKNGNDVYRYPSPLHAVAVQSPMFLLCLTGNPLREEERLDNHANDIGVGSELDAVKTDTSLPSPSSMWAAPPPSSSKKMDGYILSLVQKKTHPVRTNKPRTSVNADPTKGLLRNGSICIRVTGGVSQGNSGNLKNSKQVSLPSGGIPPFDSGTFSPLKQWSKESKPEPLESKRLTPPEGCSPGTATELQGKHLLKNAKPAAQDHARCPPAGTGEPSKESGHIPAASPKESPGRGPAPLQENKVVQPLKKASQKNSPQAAAPGAPPPAAQALLSPAFPVDERPALDFRSEGSSSQSLEEGPVGKAPPAPGQPPGVRLARGARPAAAPRGSALKHRAAAVHGPEGALPAVREKARAAGKKCRFPDDTDTNKKLRRAPAKGRRGGGGQPDAGLHGRPLGAGRRGHGHGHGREAVVAKPRHKRTDSRRWRSAAEVSYEEALRRARRGRRGPAGLFAAGPLPYASPYAYVASDSEYSAECESLFHSTVLDTSEDERSNYTTNCFGDSESSVSEGDFVGDSTSTSDSEESGGLIWSQFVQTLPLQPVPAPDLRNNPTKTFVKIKASHNLKKKILRFRSGSLKLMTTV